A single genomic interval of Halobacillus halophilus DSM 2266 harbors:
- a CDS encoding P-loop NTPase family protein, translated as MKRIMVMGISAGAGKSTFARHLGDRLNISVYHLDAFYWKPGWIEAGLPEFKSKQKEVVGRDSWIIEGNYSSTYDLRASHADTIIYLELPLLLCLYRVSKRWWIHRGKTRADMGEGCEEKLDFEFIKFIVTTYYSRKKKMKKRLEAFQSMSPDKKIIALKSRKEIRVFLKCLDSEG; from the coding sequence TTGAAACGGATTATGGTAATGGGAATTTCTGCAGGAGCAGGAAAATCCACCTTTGCCCGGCATTTGGGAGACCGGTTAAATATAAGTGTTTATCATCTCGATGCTTTCTACTGGAAACCAGGCTGGATCGAAGCAGGCTTGCCAGAATTCAAAAGCAAGCAGAAGGAAGTGGTGGGAAGGGACTCCTGGATTATTGAAGGGAATTATAGTTCGACCTACGACCTGAGAGCTTCCCATGCAGATACGATTATTTACCTGGAGCTGCCGCTTCTTCTTTGTCTCTACCGTGTGTCTAAAAGGTGGTGGATCCATCGCGGAAAAACGCGTGCAGACATGGGGGAAGGGTGTGAAGAGAAACTTGATTTTGAATTTATTAAGTTCATTGTTACCACCTATTATTCTCGGAAGAAAAAAATGAAAAAGAGGCTTGAGGCTTTTCAAAGCATGAGCCCTGATAAAAAGATAATTGCTTTAAAAAGCAGAAAGGAAATCAGAGTTTTCTTAAAGTGCCTCGATTCTGAAGGTTAG
- a CDS encoding GtrA family protein, whose product MTLKINSLNNELTRFILVGGMNTLNYYIVFLFLHNLLNFHYMAAHITGFLISFVISFFLNTYFTYKVKPTLKKFLQFPLTQVVNVGVSSILVFVLVDLLSLNSNIAPLIAVFFTVPVTFIVTSKILKQ is encoded by the coding sequence ATGACACTAAAGATCAACTCACTAAACAATGAACTTACACGTTTTATACTGGTTGGGGGAATGAACACTCTTAATTATTACATTGTGTTCTTATTCCTCCATAACTTACTAAATTTTCATTATATGGCAGCTCACATAACTGGCTTTCTCATAAGCTTTGTTATTTCTTTTTTTCTAAATACGTATTTCACTTATAAAGTAAAACCTACACTCAAAAAATTCCTGCAGTTCCCATTAACTCAAGTGGTCAACGTGGGTGTTTCATCCATTCTTGTCTTTGTTCTGGTTGATTTGCTTAGTCTAAACAGTAATATTGCGCCGCTGATCGCGGTATTTTTCACCGTTCCGGTAACCTTTATCGTCACTAGTAAAATATTAAAACAATAA
- a CDS encoding glycosyltransferase family 2 protein, translating to MNKSLISLILPSFNEEKNIPMIYEAIHNQMEPLHYDYELIFIDDGSQDHTLESIQMLASAHDQVKYISFTRNFGKEAAMLAGLEKSKGEAVIILDADLQHPSSLLPAMVEGYEEGYDQVIARRTRTGESPLRKALSSTFYKVINQLVDVTLENGIGDFRLLSRAVVNDILKLSEGNRFSKGLFSWVGYEEKVINYENVSRQEGDSKWSFSKLLNYAIDGLVSFNTKPLRVCFYAGLLTLLLSLGYIGFIFIEIIRTGIAVPGYFSTISAILFLGGVQLLSLGVVGEYIGRIYNEVKRRPHYLVKDTNIHDTKDQLTKQ from the coding sequence ATGAATAAATCATTAATATCGTTAATTCTGCCTTCTTTTAACGAAGAGAAAAATATTCCTATGATCTATGAGGCTATACATAATCAAATGGAACCGCTCCATTACGATTATGAACTCATCTTTATTGATGATGGCAGCCAGGATCATACGTTAGAGTCGATTCAGATGCTTGCTTCTGCTCATGATCAAGTAAAATATATATCCTTCACTCGTAACTTCGGGAAAGAGGCAGCTATGCTCGCAGGGCTTGAAAAATCGAAAGGGGAAGCTGTTATCATTTTGGATGCAGACCTTCAGCACCCGAGTTCTCTCCTGCCGGCCATGGTTGAAGGATATGAAGAAGGATATGATCAGGTAATTGCACGTCGCACTCGAACGGGAGAGTCTCCTCTTCGAAAAGCCCTGTCCTCAACCTTCTACAAAGTTATCAATCAGCTGGTAGATGTAACATTAGAAAATGGTATTGGCGATTTTCGTCTGTTGAGCAGAGCCGTCGTCAATGACATTTTAAAACTGAGTGAAGGGAACCGCTTCTCTAAAGGACTGTTTTCCTGGGTCGGATATGAAGAAAAAGTAATTAATTATGAAAATGTGAGCCGACAGGAAGGAGATTCAAAGTGGTCGTTTTCTAAACTGTTAAACTATGCAATTGACGGCCTTGTTTCTTTCAATACCAAACCCCTGAGGGTTTGCTTTTATGCAGGTCTTCTCACTTTATTACTATCGCTTGGATACATCGGCTTTATTTTTATAGAAATTATCAGAACAGGTATTGCGGTACCTGGTTATTTCAGCACCATCTCAGCGATCCTGTTCCTTGGCGGCGTTCAATTGCTCAGTCTTGGGGTCGTCGGAGAATATATAGGCCGTATCTATAATGAAGTCAAACGCCGTCCACACTATCTTGTAAAGGATACGAATATTCATGACACTAAAGATCAACTCACTAAACAATGA
- the trxB gene encoding thioredoxin-disulfide reductase — MAYKSIILGTGPAGLTAAVYLARANMEPLVIEGPEPGGQLTLTTEVENFPGFPDGIMGPELMDNMKKQAERFGATFKRGWVTDVNVDQRPFTLNVDGLGELETQTLIISTGASAKLLGIPGEKENIGKGVSTCATCDGFFFRNKKVVIVGGGDSSMEEATFLTKFASEVQVVHRRNELRASKIMQERAKNNEKITWALNKTPVEMVSDGMKITGLKVKDNETEEEEVIETDGIFVAIGHNPNTEFLKGKLDMDDKGYLLVEPGTTDTNIPGVFACGDVQDQKYRQAVTAAGTGCMAAMDSERFLEGEAVIDWSQNLS; from the coding sequence ATGGCTTATAAATCAATTATATTAGGAACCGGACCAGCAGGATTAACAGCTGCTGTGTACTTAGCTAGAGCGAATATGGAACCCCTGGTTATTGAAGGCCCTGAACCAGGCGGGCAGCTTACGCTAACGACAGAAGTAGAGAATTTCCCTGGATTTCCGGATGGAATCATGGGACCTGAACTAATGGATAATATGAAGAAGCAGGCCGAACGTTTTGGAGCTACTTTTAAACGAGGTTGGGTCACGGATGTCAATGTCGATCAGCGCCCTTTCACACTGAATGTAGATGGTTTAGGAGAGCTCGAGACGCAAACGCTGATCATATCCACAGGGGCGTCTGCTAAGCTGCTTGGCATACCGGGAGAGAAGGAAAACATCGGAAAAGGTGTAAGCACCTGTGCTACGTGTGATGGTTTCTTTTTCCGTAATAAAAAAGTGGTCATCGTTGGGGGTGGCGATTCCTCAATGGAAGAGGCTACTTTCTTAACCAAGTTCGCAAGTGAAGTGCAAGTCGTGCATCGCCGTAATGAATTGCGAGCGTCCAAGATTATGCAGGAACGAGCGAAAAACAATGAAAAAATCACGTGGGCTCTTAATAAAACCCCGGTGGAAATGGTTTCAGATGGTATGAAGATTACAGGTTTGAAAGTGAAAGACAATGAAACAGAGGAAGAGGAAGTAATTGAAACAGACGGAATTTTCGTAGCCATTGGACACAATCCAAATACCGAATTCTTAAAAGGTAAGCTGGATATGGATGATAAAGGTTATCTTCTGGTAGAGCCTGGTACAACCGATACAAATATTCCTGGCGTATTTGCGTGCGGCGATGTACAGGATCAGAAATACAGGCAGGCAGTTACGGCAGCAGGTACAGGTTGTATGGCTGCTATGGACTCTGAGCGTTTCCTTGAAGGAGAAGCCGTCATTGATTGGAGTCAAAACCTATCATAA
- a CDS encoding M24 family metallopeptidase, with product MRQYRLGRVRDQLKALGYGGIVIFDPVNLRYATGSRNMQVFMLRNPGRYVFIPTEGPITLFDFPNCEHLSEGLETIDEVRPAITLSYVASGENLYDNAKEWAKEIADLMAQHAGSNKKLAVDYIPSVGAVELAKQGIDVRDGQEPIEHARSIKNKQEIEAMKISVRTAEEGMIRMQQALEPGITENELWSYLHQVNIAQGGDYVETRLLNSGNRTNPWFQECSDKVINEGELVAFDTDMNGPFGFFTDISRTFLCGDSEPSNEQKRLYQTAYEQIQYNIDLLKPGMTFREYAEKSWQIPDEFFPNRYFTVAHGTGLSGEYPYIVYPQDFEEKGYDGVIQENMVLSVESYIGSPGGKEGVKLEEQLLVTKDGVENFSDFPFEHRLLK from the coding sequence ATGCGCCAATACAGGCTGGGCCGTGTTCGTGACCAGCTAAAAGCGCTGGGATACGGCGGTATCGTCATTTTTGACCCGGTGAACTTGCGTTATGCAACAGGCAGCAGGAACATGCAGGTATTTATGCTGAGAAACCCAGGCCGCTATGTATTCATCCCAACAGAGGGACCTATCACACTGTTCGATTTCCCTAATTGTGAACATCTGTCAGAAGGACTCGAAACCATTGATGAAGTTAGACCAGCCATCACTCTATCTTATGTAGCCTCTGGTGAGAACCTTTATGATAATGCGAAAGAATGGGCAAAAGAAATTGCTGATTTGATGGCTCAGCATGCAGGTTCTAACAAGAAACTTGCTGTCGATTATATCCCTTCTGTAGGGGCTGTGGAGCTTGCCAAACAAGGAATCGACGTCCGCGATGGGCAGGAACCAATTGAGCATGCCCGAAGTATTAAAAACAAGCAGGAAATCGAAGCGATGAAAATTTCTGTTCGTACAGCAGAAGAAGGTATGATCCGCATGCAGCAGGCTCTGGAACCAGGAATTACAGAAAATGAACTCTGGTCTTATCTACATCAGGTAAACATCGCTCAAGGTGGAGACTATGTGGAAACACGGCTTCTAAACTCTGGAAATCGTACAAATCCATGGTTCCAGGAATGCAGTGATAAGGTGATTAACGAAGGAGAACTTGTTGCTTTTGATACGGATATGAATGGTCCTTTCGGTTTTTTCACCGATATCAGCCGAACATTTTTGTGCGGGGATTCGGAGCCTTCGAACGAGCAGAAACGCCTGTATCAGACCGCTTATGAGCAGATCCAGTATAATATTGACTTATTAAAACCAGGCATGACCTTCCGGGAGTACGCTGAAAAAAGCTGGCAGATTCCGGATGAGTTCTTCCCGAATCGTTACTTTACTGTAGCTCATGGTACCGGCTTAAGCGGAGAATACCCTTATATTGTTTATCCGCAGGACTTCGAAGAAAAAGGATATGATGGGGTCATTCAAGAAAATATGGTGCTTTCTGTAGAAAGTTATATTGGCTCACCTGGTGGCAAAGAAGGAGTCAAATTAGAGGAACAGCTTCTCGTAACGAAAGATGGCGTAGAAAATTTCTCTGACTTTCCTTTTGAGCATCGTCTACTCAAATAA
- a CDS encoding phospholipase A2 family enzyme yields the protein MKRYKRPYLSGLCLFPGYKYCGPGCSGPGAPVNAVDAACKAHDECYRYYRNYCECDIAFIRQLEQLQNPYTIEGRHARMMYKYMKMQRLFTCAF from the coding sequence ATGAAACGCTATAAACGCCCCTATCTTTCAGGCTTATGTTTATTCCCGGGATATAAATACTGCGGGCCGGGATGCAGCGGACCGGGGGCGCCGGTCAACGCGGTAGATGCTGCCTGCAAGGCTCACGATGAATGTTATAGGTATTACAGGAATTACTGTGAATGTGACATAGCTTTTATTCGCCAATTAGAGCAACTGCAGAACCCTTATACAATTGAAGGTCGTCATGCAAGAATGATGTATAAATACATGAAAATGCAGCGTCTTTTCACCTGCGCGTTTTAA
- a CDS encoding alpha/beta hydrolase encodes MLKVLSINSKCLNDSRTVRVYTPDDYGEKDKSYPVVYMHDGQNVFRDQSAIGGISLNLEHFLDRNKLEVIVIGIDSKPGEQRKVEYCPWENGKYSRDMMKDESRIGGGGKQYIEFVVQELKPYIDENYHTQPDESAMAGISLGGLISTYAMCKYPNLFKRVAAISSAFFRNQEEMEQLAHSADLSSVERYYVDCGTLEAGSDEETINQGFIESNQRMYDIVKHKIEPSKFKIIDGGEHNYTHFRRRVPEFLPFLIEGWN; translated from the coding sequence ATGTTAAAAGTTCTTTCAATAAATTCAAAGTGTTTAAATGATTCACGAACAGTCAGAGTCTATACACCGGATGATTATGGTGAAAAAGATAAAAGCTATCCCGTGGTTTATATGCATGATGGTCAAAACGTTTTTCGCGATCAATCAGCTATAGGGGGCATATCCCTGAACTTAGAACACTTTTTAGATAGAAATAAGCTTGAAGTCATTGTGATTGGAATAGATTCGAAGCCTGGAGAACAGAGGAAAGTCGAATACTGCCCATGGGAAAATGGGAAGTACAGTCGTGACATGATGAAAGATGAAAGTCGAATCGGGGGAGGCGGAAAGCAGTACATAGAATTTGTTGTTCAGGAGTTAAAGCCGTATATTGATGAGAACTACCATACCCAGCCTGATGAATCAGCTATGGCTGGAATTTCACTTGGTGGCTTAATTTCTACTTATGCTATGTGTAAATATCCAAACCTCTTTAAAAGAGTGGCGGCAATATCGTCTGCTTTTTTTCGCAATCAGGAGGAAATGGAACAACTTGCTCATAGCGCTGATTTATCTTCTGTGGAAAGATATTATGTTGATTGCGGAACTCTCGAAGCAGGGAGCGATGAGGAAACTATTAATCAGGGGTTCATAGAATCAAATCAGCGCATGTACGATATAGTAAAGCATAAGATCGAACCTTCTAAATTTAAGATTATTGATGGTGGAGAGCATAACTACACTCATTTCCGCCGCCGAGTTCCAGAATTTTTACCTTTTTTAATAGAGGGATGGAATTGA
- a CDS encoding GNAT family N-acetyltransferase → MREALHQPRTRYAFGMLDRGNYQFLGVGELNIRSEANKQGEVSYIVHPDFSGKGLATEMASMLIEYGFNKHKLHRIYATCDVRNVASSRVLKKNGMKKEGCLHEDLLVDDQWRDSYLYAILEQEWRR, encoded by the coding sequence ATGAGAGAGGCTTTGCATCAACCGCGAACACGGTATGCATTTGGTATGCTGGATAGAGGGAATTATCAGTTTTTAGGCGTAGGTGAGTTGAATATTAGGAGTGAAGCCAATAAACAGGGAGAAGTCTCCTATATCGTTCATCCTGATTTTTCAGGAAAAGGGCTGGCGACCGAAATGGCCAGTATGCTAATTGAATACGGATTCAATAAACATAAGCTTCACAGGATTTATGCGACCTGCGACGTAAGAAACGTAGCATCCTCCCGTGTTTTAAAAAAAAATGGTATGAAAAAGGAAGGTTGTCTGCACGAAGATTTACTGGTGGACGACCAGTGGCGTGATTCGTATCTATACGCCATCCTGGAGCAGGAATGGCGTCGTTAA
- a CDS encoding YfhO family protein, which translates to MNKQKITILFFSSLLIATLSHLFFLRQWMEGTFMAGPNDGLNQMIPFKQFLYENYTSGNFFYSLDLGFGGGFFGQLGYYFSTNLFFLVTVGVVFLLELLHVIGKPDSLFWAQAIIFSSIIRMTLVILLTTYVFKYMSLRTIPSFIGATLYGASVIYFRHVSYWEFFADAFVFVPLLILGIEKIIRDQKPGWFIFAIAATMFNNFYFAYISFIFVGIYILVRWLISLQKEEAGKLQQLKLYVISVVLGMGAASISFVPTLYAYFHNYRPAFNQERPLFDFSDNMLLDSRTFLLSTIVVLFLFLFSFYKNKIFRLFAVLTLLFILFHFSPFMGSAFNGFSAPRHRFEYLGFFAAGGLVAAGLQFMNQVKRWEVFVAIFLTGLSYYFFAWRDPYYQIESVFDQYMLYQVGISIAAFLLLSIQNKKTWVAGGVIIVLLNAGMMNVYQHDKLYKAGNLEETTKEYMLSDGYASPEQQQLVDRVQEKDPSSFYRLEWKGMDDRNNIPLIQDFSGTSVYSSILNEHILYWYYEDMEVDMKQESISRYSGFGDRANLYSSLSGKYIMTKKGSDRNMPYGFEPYLESRNYQVYRNTKLLPFARTTSKVYSVDSLSDASMIKREQAMIEGIILENPDSETSQVKPLPDLMDSAEVKAVGGTYQDERLRVTEETGGLDLQFDSLPEDAEDIYVSFYIKNNIKSAPWFPLYVNDYRTSRKSRESFYRTGMNDVTIRVPADEKISIRVPKGDYQLAELELHYATYETLEKAYDEANEVSSVAVNGNQVDIQLNNNQTDQFLTIPVPYEKGWRVEVNGESKKVLRANYAYLGVELEEGQNHVSFTYYPPYFKATLVVCLLSVLLSFLWIRRKTHK; encoded by the coding sequence ATGAATAAACAAAAAATCACGATACTATTCTTCTCAAGTCTGCTTATCGCCACCTTATCCCATCTATTCTTTTTAAGGCAATGGATGGAAGGAACGTTCATGGCAGGGCCAAATGACGGGCTGAACCAAATGATTCCCTTCAAACAATTTTTATACGAAAACTACACGAGCGGGAATTTCTTTTATTCGCTCGATCTCGGTTTTGGGGGAGGATTTTTCGGTCAGTTGGGTTATTACTTCTCAACAAACCTCTTCTTCCTTGTGACGGTGGGAGTGGTCTTTTTATTGGAGTTGCTGCATGTAATTGGAAAGCCAGACTCATTGTTCTGGGCTCAAGCTATTATATTCAGCAGCATCATTCGCATGACCCTTGTCATTTTGCTTACCACCTATGTTTTTAAATATATGTCGCTCCGTACCATTCCATCTTTTATTGGGGCTACTCTTTACGGTGCTTCGGTTATTTACTTCCGTCATGTATCTTACTGGGAATTTTTCGCAGATGCCTTTGTATTTGTCCCTCTCTTAATTCTAGGGATTGAAAAAATCATCCGTGACCAAAAGCCGGGCTGGTTTATTTTTGCCATTGCCGCAACCATGTTCAACAATTTCTACTTTGCTTATATAAGCTTCATTTTTGTTGGGATCTATATTCTTGTTCGCTGGCTTATTTCTCTGCAGAAAGAAGAAGCAGGGAAACTCCAGCAGCTTAAGCTCTATGTCATTTCAGTAGTACTAGGAATGGGAGCCGCTTCTATTTCCTTTGTACCTACACTATACGCTTACTTTCATAACTACAGACCGGCGTTTAATCAAGAACGCCCGCTTTTTGACTTCAGCGATAACATGCTGCTCGACAGCCGCACATTTTTGCTGTCGACCATTGTAGTGCTTTTTCTATTTCTTTTTTCTTTTTATAAAAATAAAATATTCCGGTTGTTTGCTGTCCTGACACTGTTATTTATCCTTTTTCATTTCAGTCCATTTATGGGAAGCGCCTTTAACGGCTTCTCTGCCCCAAGACACCGTTTTGAATACCTCGGCTTTTTTGCAGCCGGCGGGCTAGTCGCAGCGGGCCTGCAATTCATGAATCAGGTAAAAAGATGGGAAGTTTTCGTGGCGATCTTTCTGACAGGCCTTAGCTATTACTTTTTTGCCTGGAGAGATCCTTATTATCAAATCGAAAGCGTATTTGACCAATACATGCTTTATCAGGTCGGAATCTCCATAGCAGCTTTCCTGTTGCTTAGTATTCAGAATAAAAAAACTTGGGTAGCAGGAGGCGTGATCATTGTCCTGCTGAACGCAGGGATGATGAACGTTTATCAGCACGACAAACTTTATAAAGCAGGAAATCTCGAAGAAACGACTAAAGAATACATGCTTAGTGATGGCTATGCTTCTCCTGAACAGCAACAGCTGGTGGATCGCGTCCAGGAGAAGGATCCAAGTTCCTTCTATCGACTCGAATGGAAAGGGATGGATGACCGTAATAATATCCCGCTTATTCAGGATTTCAGCGGGACCAGTGTCTATTCGAGTATATTAAATGAACATATCCTTTACTGGTATTATGAGGATATGGAAGTCGATATGAAACAAGAGAGTATCAGCCGTTATTCTGGATTTGGCGACCGAGCCAACTTGTACAGCTCCTTAAGCGGAAAATACATTATGACTAAAAAGGGTTCTGACAGGAATATGCCTTATGGATTTGAGCCTTATCTAGAAAGCAGGAACTATCAAGTCTATCGAAATACAAAGCTGCTGCCCTTTGCACGTACGACAAGCAAGGTTTACAGTGTAGATTCCCTATCAGATGCTTCCATGATTAAACGGGAGCAAGCCATGATTGAAGGTATCATTTTAGAAAATCCGGATTCCGAAACCTCTCAGGTTAAACCGCTCCCTGATTTGATGGACAGCGCTGAGGTAAAAGCAGTTGGAGGCACCTACCAGGATGAACGGCTGAGAGTGACCGAGGAAACGGGCGGTTTAGACTTGCAGTTCGACTCGCTTCCTGAAGATGCCGAAGATATATATGTATCCTTTTATATAAAAAATAATATTAAATCTGCTCCCTGGTTTCCGTTGTATGTGAATGATTACCGAACATCGAGAAAATCGCGGGAGTCCTTTTACCGAACTGGAATGAACGATGTGACGATCCGCGTTCCAGCTGACGAAAAAATTTCCATACGTGTACCTAAAGGCGATTACCAACTGGCCGAACTTGAATTGCACTACGCAACCTATGAAACGCTTGAGAAAGCCTATGACGAAGCCAATGAGGTTTCCAGCGTAGCTGTGAATGGAAACCAGGTCGATATTCAGTTGAATAACAATCAGACGGATCAATTCCTTACGATTCCTGTCCCTTATGAAAAAGGCTGGCGTGTTGAGGTTAACGGAGAATCAAAGAAAGTCTTACGTGCGAACTATGCCTATCTTGGCGTGGAACTTGAAGAAGGACAGAACCATGTATCCTTTACGTATTATCCACCTTACTTCAAAGCTACGCTTGTCGTATGCCTATTATCCGTGCTCCTCTCCTTCTTATGGATCCGGAGAAAAACACACAAATAA
- a CDS encoding NUDIX hydrolase: MVKDYVKDMRSLIGTRPFIIAGSTILLQNPEGKILFQFRSDTKEWGLPGGAMEPGESFFETAERELHEETGLVALKYLHLGTLSGKDLYFQYPNGDEVYNIIGVFLASNIDGTLKINDAESLRLCYFSYEDLPEKVDERARLILETYRSSL; encoded by the coding sequence ATGGTGAAAGACTATGTGAAAGATATGAGAAGTCTAATTGGAACCCGCCCCTTTATTATTGCAGGCTCTACGATCTTGCTTCAAAATCCAGAGGGTAAAATATTGTTCCAATTCAGGTCGGATACAAAGGAATGGGGTCTGCCTGGAGGAGCTATGGAGCCAGGCGAAAGTTTCTTTGAAACGGCAGAAAGAGAGCTGCATGAAGAAACAGGACTTGTTGCCTTAAAATACCTGCATCTTGGAACTTTATCTGGAAAGGACCTTTATTTTCAGTATCCAAACGGAGATGAAGTCTACAATATTATCGGTGTGTTCCTTGCTTCTAACATAGATGGGACCTTAAAGATAAATGATGCCGAGAGTTTGAGATTATGCTATTTCTCTTATGAGGATCTCCCTGAAAAAGTAGATGAGCGAGCAAGGTTGATCCTGGAAACATATCGAAGTTCTTTATAA
- a CDS encoding GntR family transcriptional regulator yields the protein MAENQRKLPLYIQIKNKMIHNVKDGVWKPGDAIPSESQLIEMYNVSRTTIRQSIRELVQNGVLETRRGSPARVRTIPPEEGVNPGVLHHEKGTHFSIKVIRSGKASHALHARNSLELTEEEEMFLIERIRLADGKPIAFQQLFLPYSIGKTIENDIDTSFDIFPKLGEQGIYYTNIQEDVSASNATSFEADVLGVSPGEALIDIERTTTGSGLKPIEYSRTKYLPSGFNYKVEIGS from the coding sequence ATGGCTGAAAATCAAAGAAAACTGCCTTTATATATACAAATTAAAAATAAAATGATCCACAACGTGAAAGATGGAGTATGGAAGCCAGGGGATGCGATCCCTTCTGAAAGTCAATTGATTGAGATGTACAACGTAAGCCGAACTACGATTCGGCAATCGATACGGGAACTCGTTCAGAACGGGGTGTTGGAAACCCGGAGAGGATCTCCCGCGAGAGTACGCACGATTCCTCCGGAAGAAGGAGTGAATCCCGGCGTCCTCCATCATGAAAAAGGGACCCACTTCTCTATAAAAGTAATCCGTTCCGGTAAAGCTTCTCATGCGCTCCACGCCCGGAATTCCCTGGAGCTCACTGAAGAGGAAGAGATGTTTCTGATTGAAAGAATCCGATTAGCTGATGGAAAACCAATCGCATTTCAACAATTGTTTCTTCCCTATTCTATCGGTAAAACCATTGAAAATGATATAGATACGTCCTTCGATATCTTCCCGAAGTTAGGAGAACAAGGAATTTATTATACGAATATTCAAGAAGATGTATCTGCATCTAATGCCACCTCGTTTGAAGCTGATGTATTAGGGGTCAGCCCCGGAGAAGCTCTCATTGATATTGAACGGACAACAACGGGCAGCGGGTTGAAGCCTATCGAATACAGCCGCACGAAATACCTTCCTTCCGGCTTTAATTATAAGGTAGAAATTGGAAGTTAA